One region of Baekduia soli genomic DNA includes:
- the trpD gene encoding anthranilate phosphoribosyltransferase, giving the protein MPNDVLTAAIDALASGRDLSQEQAGAVLAEIMAGDAGEVQIAAFLIALRTKGETVEEIAGLASTMRALATPVSSRRHDLLDTAGTGGGRTTFNVSTTAALVAAGAGCAVAKHGNRSATGLSGSADVLEALGARIDLRADAVGRCIDEVGFGFMFAPAHHAATRWVIPVRKELAVRTIFNFLGPLTNPAGARRQVIGVSDAGYLEVLAGALARLGCDRALVVSSADGLDEMSTSAPTHVVEVNGGDLRRYDVVPGDVGLPEAAPADLAGGPPGDNAATARAILEGEGGPRADLVLLNAGAAIYAAGVVDDLGEGVEVARATIASGAAARTLDDYVRLSGELAAAAA; this is encoded by the coding sequence ATGCCCAACGACGTCCTCACGGCCGCCATCGACGCGCTCGCGTCGGGCCGCGACCTCAGCCAGGAGCAGGCCGGCGCCGTCCTGGCCGAGATCATGGCCGGCGACGCCGGCGAGGTGCAGATCGCCGCGTTCCTCATCGCCCTGCGCACGAAGGGCGAGACCGTCGAGGAGATCGCCGGGCTGGCCTCCACGATGCGCGCGCTGGCCACGCCGGTGAGCAGCCGTCGCCACGACCTGCTCGACACGGCCGGAACCGGCGGCGGGCGCACGACCTTCAACGTCTCGACCACCGCCGCGCTCGTCGCCGCCGGCGCCGGCTGCGCGGTGGCCAAGCACGGCAACCGCTCGGCGACCGGCCTGTCGGGCTCGGCCGACGTGCTCGAGGCGCTCGGCGCGCGCATCGACCTGCGGGCCGACGCGGTCGGGCGCTGCATCGACGAGGTCGGCTTCGGGTTCATGTTCGCCCCGGCCCACCACGCCGCGACGCGCTGGGTCATCCCGGTGCGCAAGGAGCTGGCTGTGCGCACGATCTTCAACTTCCTGGGCCCGCTGACCAACCCGGCGGGCGCCCGCCGACAGGTCATCGGCGTCTCCGATGCGGGCTACCTCGAGGTGCTCGCCGGCGCCCTGGCGCGCCTGGGCTGCGACCGGGCGCTGGTAGTGTCCAGCGCGGATGGCCTGGACGAGATGAGCACGTCCGCACCCACGCACGTCGTGGAGGTCAACGGCGGCGACCTGCGGCGCTACGACGTCGTCCCGGGCGACGTGGGCCTGCCCGAGGCCGCGCCCGCGGACCTGGCCGGCGGGCCGCCGGGCGACAACGCGGCCACGGCGCGTGCGATCCTGGAGGGCGAGGGCGGCCCGCGCGCCGACCTGGTCCTCCTCAACGCGGGCGCGGCCATCTACGCGGCCGGCGTGGTCGACGACCTGGGAGAGGGCGTGGAGGTCGCACGTGCGACCATCGCCTCGGGCGCGGCGGCGCGAACACTCGATGACTACGTCCGACTCAGCGGGGAACTGGCGGCAGCTGCAGCATGA
- a CDS encoding anthranilate synthase component I family protein: MTSGAAQAAVDEAGALHIEPSLDEVRALARDHDLVPLRHTFIDDCETPVSAFLKLRGRRPEFPAFLLESAEQGQRVGRYSFIGVRPREVVRWSLGDDGDPYTMAEQAAALRQATFPDAPPFTGGAVGFFGYDLVRTVETTLGEPNPDVLGLPDMALMLSDVLVIFDHLKHTVTIMVNVAADDLEASYADAVATIAKARRLMDGPVPKPEADRPPRPVPEFTSNMSRETFEGMVQRIVEYVHAGDAFQVVPSQRWSAPLEGIDPFSVYRGLRVVNPSPYMYFLDFLDFQIAGASPEPLLTVSAPPTRRASTRPIAGTRPRDADPAELLGDEKERAEHVMLVDLGRNDLGRVCEYGSVQVDTFMSIETYSHVMHIVSSVSGTLREDVGPMDALRSILPAGTLSGAPKVRAMEIIDELEPVKRGGYGGAIGYLGYSGDLDTCIHIRTVVIKDGQAHIQAGGGTVADARPDYEFEESVNKAKAVKGAIQLAARQPDWA; this comes from the coding sequence GTGACCTCGGGCGCGGCGCAGGCCGCCGTCGACGAGGCCGGCGCGCTGCACATCGAGCCCTCGCTGGACGAGGTGCGCGCGCTGGCGCGCGACCACGACCTCGTGCCGCTGCGCCACACGTTCATCGACGACTGCGAGACGCCCGTCTCGGCGTTCCTCAAGCTGCGCGGGCGCCGCCCGGAGTTCCCCGCGTTCCTGCTGGAGTCCGCCGAGCAGGGCCAGCGCGTCGGGCGCTACTCGTTCATCGGTGTGCGCCCGCGCGAGGTCGTGCGCTGGTCGCTGGGCGACGACGGCGACCCCTACACCATGGCCGAGCAGGCCGCGGCCCTGCGCCAGGCGACGTTTCCCGACGCCCCCCCGTTCACGGGCGGCGCGGTCGGCTTCTTCGGCTACGACCTCGTGCGCACCGTCGAGACGACGCTCGGCGAGCCCAACCCGGACGTGCTCGGGCTGCCCGACATGGCGCTCATGCTCTCCGACGTGCTGGTGATCTTCGATCACCTCAAGCACACGGTGACGATCATGGTCAACGTCGCCGCCGACGACCTCGAGGCCTCCTACGCCGACGCGGTCGCCACGATCGCCAAGGCCCGCCGCCTCATGGACGGGCCTGTGCCCAAGCCCGAGGCCGACCGTCCGCCGCGCCCCGTGCCGGAGTTCACCTCCAACATGTCGCGCGAGACGTTCGAGGGCATGGTGCAGCGCATCGTCGAGTACGTGCACGCGGGCGACGCCTTCCAGGTCGTGCCCTCCCAGCGCTGGAGCGCCCCGCTGGAGGGCATCGACCCGTTCTCGGTCTACCGCGGGCTGCGGGTGGTCAACCCGTCGCCGTACATGTACTTCCTGGACTTCCTGGACTTCCAGATCGCCGGCGCCTCGCCCGAGCCGCTGCTCACGGTCTCGGCCCCGCCCACCCGGCGCGCCTCGACGCGCCCGATCGCCGGGACGCGGCCGCGCGACGCCGACCCCGCCGAGCTGCTCGGCGACGAGAAGGAGCGCGCCGAGCACGTCATGCTCGTCGACCTGGGCCGCAACGACCTGGGACGGGTGTGCGAGTACGGCAGCGTGCAGGTCGACACCTTCATGTCGATCGAGACCTACTCGCACGTGATGCACATCGTCTCGTCGGTCTCGGGGACGCTGCGCGAGGACGTCGGGCCGATGGACGCGCTGCGCTCCATCCTGCCCGCGGGCACGCTGTCGGGGGCGCCGAAGGTGCGGGCGATGGAGATCATCGACGAGCTCGAGCCCGTCAAGCGCGGCGGCTACGGCGGCGCGATCGGCTACCTGGGCTACTCGGGCGACCTGGACACCTGCATCCACATCCGCACGGTCGTCATCAAGGACGGCCAGGCTCACATCCAGGCCGGCGGCGGCACGGTGGCCGACGCCAGGCCCGACTACGAGTTCGAGGAGTCGGTCAACAAGGCCAAGGCCGTCAAGGGCGCGATCCAGCTGGCGGCCAGGCAGCCGGACTGGGCGTGA
- the hisIE gene encoding bifunctional phosphoribosyl-AMP cyclohydrolase/phosphoribosyl-ATP diphosphatase HisIE, translated as MESPIAIAYDAQGLVPVVVQDWRSGEVLTLAYANAEAIARTRATGELHLWSRSRGELWHKGATSGNTQAVRALRLDCDGDALLALVEPAGPACHTGARTCFFSGDLEPPAPHEVLPGLERTLIARQRERPEGSYTVTLLDDPALIGAKVEEEAEEVARAAREETDDRVDNEAADVLYHLLVLLRSRGRTLADVAAVLDGRRPREGSPS; from the coding sequence ATGGAGTCGCCCATCGCCATCGCCTACGACGCCCAGGGGCTCGTGCCCGTCGTGGTCCAGGACTGGCGCTCGGGCGAGGTCCTGACGCTGGCCTACGCCAACGCCGAGGCCATCGCCCGGACCCGGGCGACCGGAGAGCTGCACCTGTGGTCGCGGTCGCGCGGCGAGCTGTGGCACAAGGGCGCGACGTCGGGCAACACGCAGGCCGTGCGCGCGCTGCGCCTGGACTGCGACGGCGACGCGCTGCTCGCGCTCGTCGAGCCCGCCGGCCCGGCCTGCCACACCGGCGCCCGGACCTGCTTCTTCTCCGGCGACCTCGAGCCGCCCGCGCCCCACGAGGTGCTCCCCGGCCTGGAGCGCACGCTGATCGCGCGCCAGCGGGAGCGCCCCGAGGGCTCCTACACCGTCACGCTGCTCGACGACCCGGCGCTCATCGGGGCCAAGGTCGAGGAGGAGGCCGAGGAGGTCGCCCGCGCCGCGCGCGAGGAGACCGACGACCGCGTCGACAACGAGGCCGCCGACGTCCTGTACCACCTCCTAGTGCTGCTGCGCTCCCGCGGGCGGACCCTGGCCGACGTCGCGGCGGTCCTCGACGGCCGGCGCCCGCGCGAGGGCTCGCCGTCGTGA
- a CDS encoding anthranilate synthase component II, whose amino-acid sequence MNVLVIDNYDSFTYNLVQYLGELGATVEVVRNDAAGVDELLERSPDRLVVSPGPCTPDDAGTSMEAMRRFPEAGIRTLGVCLGHQSLAQAFGGTVVRHEPVHGKTTVIEHDGQGIYRGLHGALTVGRYHSLVVREDDLPDVFTVTARGGGVLMGIRHRELPVEGVQFHPESVLTERGKDLLRNFLSDA is encoded by the coding sequence ATGAACGTTCTGGTCATCGACAACTACGACTCCTTCACCTACAACCTGGTCCAGTACCTGGGGGAGCTCGGTGCGACGGTCGAGGTCGTGCGCAACGACGCGGCCGGGGTCGACGAGCTGCTGGAGCGCTCGCCCGATCGCCTCGTCGTCTCGCCCGGGCCATGCACGCCCGACGACGCCGGGACGTCGATGGAGGCCATGCGCCGCTTCCCCGAGGCGGGGATCCGCACCCTGGGCGTGTGCCTGGGCCACCAGTCACTGGCCCAGGCCTTCGGCGGCACCGTCGTGCGCCACGAGCCCGTGCACGGCAAGACCACCGTCATCGAGCACGACGGCCAGGGCATCTACCGCGGGCTGCACGGCGCGCTGACCGTCGGCCGCTACCACTCGCTCGTCGTCCGCGAGGACGACCTGCCCGACGTCTTCACCGTCACGGCGCGAGGGGGCGGCGTCCTCATGGGCATCCGCCACCGCGAGCTGCCGGTGGAGGGCGTCCAGTTCCATCCCGAGTCCGTCCTGACCGAGCGCGGCAAGGACCTGTTGCGCAACTTCCTGTCCGACGCCTGA
- a CDS encoding phytoene/squalene synthase family protein: MHDAHVRESYARCRAVQRRHDPTFHVATQALGRDVRPAVHALYGFVRGADEIVDGPDRPPTAQDRREALDAWQATLEDGLATGHSDHPVIAALVDAGVRHRLPLSELGVYMDSMRVDCDGRVRLRTRQELDRYMDGSAAAVGRIMAPLIGVRSERREDVARLGTAFQLTNFLRDVREDFAMDRVYLPGVDEDALAAGRRAVPAEELHRARELFGSARAVLSACTPRARPGIAFACGVYRLVLRRVEHSGVVG; encoded by the coding sequence ATGCACGACGCGCACGTCCGAGAGTCCTATGCCCGCTGCCGGGCCGTCCAGCGACGGCACGATCCCACGTTCCACGTGGCGACGCAGGCGCTGGGGCGCGACGTCCGCCCGGCCGTCCACGCGCTGTATGGGTTCGTGCGCGGCGCCGACGAGATCGTCGACGGCCCGGACCGGCCGCCCACGGCCCAGGACCGCCGGGAGGCGCTGGACGCGTGGCAGGCCACGCTGGAGGACGGCCTGGCGACCGGGCACAGCGACCATCCGGTCATCGCCGCGCTCGTCGACGCCGGCGTCCGCCACCGCCTCCCGCTCTCCGAGCTCGGGGTCTACATGGACTCGATGCGCGTCGACTGCGACGGCCGCGTCCGGCTGCGCACCCGGCAGGAGCTCGACCGCTACATGGACGGCAGCGCCGCCGCGGTCGGGCGGATCATGGCGCCGCTCATCGGGGTGCGGTCCGAGCGCCGCGAGGACGTCGCCCGGCTGGGCACCGCGTTCCAGCTCACGAACTTCCTGCGCGACGTCCGCGAGGACTTCGCCATGGACCGCGTCTACCTCCCGGGCGTCGACGAGGACGCGCTGGCCGCCGGGCGCCGCGCGGTGCCCGCCGAGGAGCTGCACCGCGCGCGCGAGCTGTTCGGCTCGGCCCGCGCGGTCCTCAGCGCGTGCACGCCGCGGGCCCGCCCGGGGATCGCGTTCGCCTGCGGCGTCTACCGGCTCGTGCTGCGCCGCGTGGAGCACTCCGGGGTCGTCGGGTGA
- a CDS encoding ArsA-related P-loop ATPase: MVVTGKGGTGKTTVAAALARAARERGRTAVLCEIAGSTRATDLVEGTGVDTLAIDPQHALEEWLGRQLPRRLVHVLARSGAFAGFVGAAPGVRELVTITKAWELGEERRWRRDAVPYDTVVLDAPASGHGVGLLRTPRTFADIARIGPIASQARLVDAGLRDPARTALVAVALPAELAVTETLELEARLHDRLGRALDAIVVNGVWPRRMSVGDSDRVAAADGALAAAPRHAVAAAAGRVRVQQSQLARLRRDATAPVLTLPFLFETGLHDEHIRALSTRLAVAA, from the coding sequence GTGGTGGTCACGGGCAAGGGCGGGACCGGCAAGACGACGGTCGCCGCCGCGCTCGCGCGGGCCGCCCGCGAGCGGGGCCGGACCGCCGTGCTGTGCGAGATCGCGGGCTCCACGCGGGCCACGGACCTCGTGGAGGGCACCGGCGTCGACACGCTGGCGATCGATCCGCAGCACGCGCTGGAGGAGTGGTTGGGCCGCCAGCTGCCGCGCCGCCTCGTCCACGTCCTGGCGCGTTCGGGCGCCTTCGCCGGCTTCGTCGGGGCCGCGCCGGGCGTGCGCGAGCTCGTCACGATCACCAAGGCGTGGGAGCTCGGCGAGGAGCGTCGGTGGCGCCGGGACGCGGTCCCCTACGACACCGTCGTGCTCGACGCCCCGGCCTCCGGGCACGGCGTCGGGCTGCTGCGCACGCCGCGGACGTTCGCCGACATCGCTCGGATCGGGCCGATCGCGTCCCAGGCGCGGCTCGTCGACGCCGGGCTGCGCGATCCCGCGCGCACCGCGCTGGTGGCCGTGGCGCTGCCCGCCGAGCTGGCCGTGACCGAGACGCTCGAGCTGGAGGCGCGGCTGCACGACCGCCTCGGGCGCGCGCTGGACGCCATCGTCGTCAACGGCGTGTGGCCGCGGCGCATGAGCGTGGGCGACAGCGACCGCGTCGCGGCGGCCGACGGCGCCCTGGCCGCGGCGCCCCGCCATGCCGTGGCCGCCGCCGCCGGGCGCGTGCGCGTGCAGCAGTCCCAGCTCGCGCGGCTGCGCCGCGACGCGACCGCCCCGGTCCTCACGCTGCCGTTCCTGTTCGAGACCGGACTGCATGACGAGCACATCCGGGCCCTTTCCACAAGGCTCGCGGTCGCCGCATAG
- a CDS encoding NAD(P)/FAD-dependent oxidoreductase, translated as MTVRATARGAERTSLDGTRADVVVCGASFAGLAVARELALGTRGPADVLVLDRYEIGERATSACAAPTPWLHAMGVGDAILQELPRMTFSTPHGRAAYRLPWSWSSFDYRTLCRLLWEQCGSARFETAVVHGRDGDVVHTDRGDVIAPLVVDACGWRRISARPHVQPPEAPLSRGLEVHPGDPRDADGDALDIWLERSLVRRGYGWNVPAGDHRRVGTCSYDPVRPVKGATQALAARLDVGAVGYQGNWFPHRLGEATQDGAFCVGDSAGHCFPLSGEGIRTAFYFGIACGRELAPVLDGDRTRAQALDGYRAFHERHRPAFARALALQRLIPALPPRVLSLLLRAVGVPFVVDRAFGWYLDQAHPSAARRPTAPAQTPAVHGPAPRAPFAHRP; from the coding sequence GTGACCGTCCGCGCCACGGCCCGCGGCGCGGAGCGCACCTCGCTGGACGGGACGCGCGCCGACGTCGTGGTCTGCGGCGCGAGCTTCGCCGGCCTGGCCGTCGCCCGCGAGCTGGCGCTGGGCACGCGCGGGCCGGCCGACGTGCTCGTCCTGGACCGCTACGAGATCGGCGAGCGCGCGACGTCGGCCTGCGCGGCGCCGACGCCGTGGTTGCATGCGATGGGCGTCGGGGACGCGATCCTGCAGGAGCTGCCGCGGATGACGTTCTCCACGCCGCACGGCCGCGCCGCCTACCGGCTGCCGTGGAGCTGGTCGAGCTTCGACTACCGCACGCTGTGCCGGCTGCTGTGGGAGCAGTGCGGCAGCGCGCGCTTCGAGACCGCCGTCGTGCACGGCCGCGACGGCGACGTCGTGCACACCGACCGCGGCGACGTCATCGCCCCGCTGGTCGTCGACGCGTGCGGCTGGAGGCGCATCTCGGCCCGTCCGCACGTCCAGCCGCCCGAGGCGCCGCTGAGCCGCGGCCTGGAGGTCCACCCCGGCGACCCGCGCGACGCCGACGGCGACGCGCTGGACATCTGGCTCGAGCGCTCGCTCGTGCGCCGCGGCTACGGGTGGAACGTCCCGGCCGGAGACCACCGCCGCGTCGGCACCTGCTCCTACGACCCCGTGCGCCCGGTCAAGGGCGCCACCCAGGCGCTCGCCGCGCGCCTGGACGTGGGGGCGGTCGGCTACCAGGGCAACTGGTTCCCCCACCGCCTGGGCGAGGCCACCCAGGACGGCGCGTTCTGCGTCGGCGACAGCGCGGGGCACTGCTTCCCGCTGTCGGGCGAGGGCATCCGCACCGCGTTCTACTTCGGCATCGCCTGCGGCCGCGAGCTGGCCCCGGTCCTCGACGGCGACCGCACCCGGGCGCAGGCCCTGGACGGCTACCGCGCCTTCCACGAGCGCCACCGCCCGGCGTTCGCGCGGGCCCTGGCCCTCCAGCGGCTCATCCCCGCCCTCCCGCCGCGCGTCCTGTCACTCTTGCTGCGGGCGGTCGGCGTCCCGTTCGTGGTGGACCGGGCCTTCGGCTGGTATCTCGATCAGGCGCACCCGTCCGCGGCCAGGCGCCCGACCGCGCCCGCGCAGACCCCCGCCGTCCATGGTCCAGCCCCCCGAGCGCCCTTCGCCCACCGGCCGTGA
- the trpC gene encoding indole-3-glycerol phosphate synthase TrpC gives MNNVLERIVDVTREEVRRRRKEVPMADLEARIHHAHDGRPFSEALVRPGVSVIAEHKRRSPSAGEIREGATVTEIAQAYERGGAAALSVLTEGPHFGGTLGDLEEARRATTLPILRKDFIVDAYQIYEAVVAGADAILLIVAALDPADLVTLHREALAVDLDVLVEVHDESELDTALEVIDADVIGINNRDLGDFSVDVERTYELLSDVPAGKTVVSESGFHTREQVEELERVGVDAVLIGETLMRAPDPEAALRVLIGHGGSGADDAL, from the coding sequence ATGAACAACGTTCTTGAGCGCATCGTCGACGTCACGCGCGAGGAGGTGCGGCGCCGGCGCAAGGAGGTCCCGATGGCCGACCTCGAGGCGCGGATCCACCACGCCCACGACGGCCGGCCGTTCTCCGAGGCCCTCGTGCGCCCCGGCGTGTCGGTCATCGCCGAGCACAAGCGCCGCTCCCCGTCGGCGGGGGAGATCCGCGAGGGCGCCACGGTCACCGAGATCGCGCAGGCCTACGAGCGCGGCGGCGCCGCTGCGCTGTCTGTGCTGACCGAGGGCCCGCACTTCGGCGGGACGCTCGGCGACCTCGAGGAGGCGCGGCGCGCGACGACGCTGCCCATCCTGCGCAAGGACTTCATCGTCGACGCCTACCAGATCTACGAGGCCGTGGTGGCGGGCGCCGATGCGATCCTGCTCATCGTCGCCGCGCTGGATCCGGCCGATCTCGTCACGCTGCACCGCGAGGCGCTCGCGGTCGACCTCGACGTTCTCGTCGAGGTCCACGACGAGTCCGAGCTCGACACGGCGCTGGAGGTGATCGACGCCGATGTCATCGGCATCAACAACCGCGACCTCGGCGACTTCTCGGTCGACGTCGAGCGCACGTACGAGCTGCTCAGCGACGTCCCGGCGGGCAAGACCGTCGTGTCGGAGTCCGGGTTCCACACGCGTGAGCAGGTCGAGGAGCTCGAGCGGGTGGGGGTCGACGCCGTCCTCATCGGGGAAACGCTCATGCGCGCCCCAGACCCGGAGGCGGCCCTGCGCGTGCTCATCGGGCACGGGGGCAGCGGCGCCGACGACGCGCTCTGA
- a CDS encoding sensor domain-containing protein codes for MVQPPERPSPTGREPETADALIRALEVATSGILVADATRPERPILYVNRTFERLFAADRAELLGRPSATIAAETAGSEVRAALGGALTDSVEYCGAFSARRLDGSTFSAEIRVTPAHDGAGRLVEWIAVVDDVTEREEARDRVEVAEARFRGLVENIPAVAYVADWDEQGTLQYVSPQIERLLGYPAEDFLADQELWYRCIHPDDRERVRAQEREAWATGEPFDLEFRMLHRDGRELWVWDKEGIVMGGGDGPRFSQGVLIDVTPVRETRSELADERYRAQRYLDIAGAIIVVLDADGHITLLNRAGHELLGRPDGAMVGRDWFDTVVPEADRTAAREHFERVLHDEADHGVHESAVLTDDGEQRVIAWRNTVLRDPGGRPTAMMSSGVDLTERRAAEEQIAFLAYHDSLTGLPNRALLQEHLELALARARRAGNAIALLYLDLDGFKLVNDSLGHAAGDELLCHVTMRLQERRRGMDLLARQGGDEFLLLLGDLDRGEAEATARRVAESLLHSLNKPFTISGAEFHIGASIGISLFPRDAADADELLRHADASMYDAKAAGRNGVTVYTGDPHEPLERLSMTSRLRKALTRGEFALHWQPVVDPADGTLHKLEALIRWEDPFRGLVMPDEFIAFAEETGFIDRIGDWVLAGVGDQVAAWRRDGLVVPRVAVNVSPRQLRRPDFGRRLLQAIGERGLAGLLTVEITESAAMADPMRTDPVLQELFAAGVEIAIDDFGAGYSSLSRLRTMPVQVLKIDRSFLRGVPEDPEPTAIVTAVIELSSALGMEAVAEGVEHEHQRAFLVQRGCPLAQGFLLGEPVPAEALRPLLAAAGTPRP; via the coding sequence ATGGTCCAGCCCCCCGAGCGCCCTTCGCCCACCGGCCGTGAGCCGGAGACCGCAGATGCCCTGATCCGGGCCCTCGAGGTGGCCACGAGCGGGATCCTCGTCGCCGACGCGACCCGGCCCGAGCGCCCGATCCTGTATGTCAACCGGACCTTCGAGCGGCTGTTCGCCGCCGACCGCGCCGAGCTGCTGGGGCGCCCGAGCGCGACGATCGCGGCCGAGACCGCCGGCTCGGAGGTCCGCGCGGCCCTCGGCGGCGCGCTGACCGACAGCGTGGAGTACTGCGGCGCGTTCTCCGCCCGGCGCCTCGACGGCTCCACGTTTTCGGCCGAGATCCGCGTGACGCCGGCCCACGACGGCGCCGGGCGCCTGGTCGAGTGGATCGCGGTCGTCGACGACGTGACCGAGCGCGAGGAGGCGCGGGACCGCGTCGAGGTGGCCGAGGCGCGCTTCCGCGGCCTGGTGGAGAACATCCCGGCGGTGGCCTACGTCGCCGACTGGGACGAGCAGGGCACGCTGCAGTACGTCAGCCCGCAGATCGAGCGCCTGCTCGGCTACCCGGCCGAGGACTTCCTGGCCGACCAGGAGCTCTGGTATCGGTGCATCCATCCCGACGACCGCGAGCGCGTCCGCGCCCAGGAGCGCGAGGCGTGGGCGACGGGCGAGCCGTTCGACCTCGAGTTCCGGATGCTGCACCGCGACGGCCGCGAGCTCTGGGTCTGGGACAAGGAGGGCATCGTCATGGGCGGCGGCGACGGGCCGCGGTTCAGCCAGGGCGTGCTCATCGACGTCACCCCCGTGCGCGAGACCCGCTCCGAGCTCGCCGACGAGCGCTACCGCGCGCAGCGCTACCTCGACATCGCCGGGGCGATCATCGTCGTGCTGGACGCCGACGGACACATCACGCTGCTCAACCGCGCGGGCCACGAGCTGCTCGGGCGCCCCGATGGGGCGATGGTCGGCCGGGACTGGTTCGACACCGTGGTGCCCGAGGCCGACCGCACGGCCGCGCGCGAGCACTTCGAGCGCGTCCTGCACGACGAGGCCGACCACGGCGTGCACGAGAGCGCGGTGCTGACCGACGACGGCGAGCAGCGCGTCATCGCGTGGCGCAACACCGTGCTGCGCGACCCCGGCGGCCGGCCGACGGCGATGATGAGCTCGGGCGTGGACCTCACCGAGCGACGTGCGGCCGAGGAGCAGATCGCCTTCCTGGCCTACCACGACTCCCTGACCGGCCTGCCCAACCGGGCGCTGCTGCAGGAGCACCTCGAGCTCGCGCTGGCCCGCGCGCGCCGTGCGGGCAACGCTATCGCGCTGCTGTACCTCGACCTCGACGGCTTCAAGCTCGTCAACGACTCGCTCGGCCACGCCGCCGGCGACGAGCTGCTCTGCCACGTGACGATGCGCCTGCAGGAGCGCCGCCGCGGCATGGACCTGCTGGCCCGCCAGGGCGGCGACGAGTTCCTGCTGCTGCTCGGCGACCTGGACCGCGGCGAGGCCGAGGCCACGGCCCGCCGCGTCGCCGAGAGCCTGCTGCACTCGCTGAACAAGCCCTTCACGATCTCCGGCGCCGAGTTCCACATCGGCGCATCGATCGGGATCTCGCTCTTCCCGCGCGATGCCGCCGACGCCGACGAGCTGCTGCGCCACGCCGACGCCTCGATGTACGACGCCAAGGCGGCCGGGCGCAACGGCGTGACGGTCTACACGGGCGACCCGCACGAGCCGCTCGAGCGCCTCTCGATGACCAGCCGCCTGCGCAAGGCGCTGACGCGCGGCGAGTTCGCCCTGCACTGGCAGCCCGTCGTCGACCCGGCCGACGGGACCCTGCACAAGCTCGAGGCGCTCATCCGCTGGGAGGACCCGTTCCGCGGCCTCGTCATGCCCGACGAGTTCATCGCCTTCGCCGAGGAGACCGGGTTCATCGACCGCATCGGCGACTGGGTCCTGGCCGGCGTCGGCGACCAGGTGGCCGCGTGGCGGCGCGACGGGCTGGTCGTGCCACGCGTGGCGGTCAACGTATCCCCGCGCCAGCTGCGCCGCCCGGACTTCGGGCGGCGGCTGCTGCAGGCGATCGGCGAGCGCGGGCTGGCCGGCCTCCTGACCGTCGAGATCACCGAGTCGGCGGCGATGGCCGACCCGATGCGCACCGACCCCGTGCTCCAGGAGCTGTTCGCCGCCGGCGTGGAGATCGCGATCGACGACTTCGGCGCCGGCTACTCGTCGCTGTCGCGCCTGCGCACCATGCCGGTGCAGGTGCTCAAGATCGATCGCTCCTTCCTGCGCGGCGTGCCCGAGGACCCCGAGCCCACCGCGATCGTCACCGCGGTCATCGAGCTCTCCTCGGCGCTGGGCATGGAGGCCGTGGCCGAGGGCGTCGAGCACGAGCACCAGCGTGCGTTCCTCGTGCAGCGCGGTTGCCCGCTGGCCCAGGGCTTCCTGCTCGGCGAGCCGGTGCCCGCCGAGGCGCTGCGGCCCCTGCTGGCCGCCGCGGGCACGCCCCGGCCCTGA